A genome region from bacterium SCSIO 12844 includes the following:
- a CDS encoding Hsp20/alpha crystallin family protein, translated as MTSYTNYADHKLNQWQTDTVNGMPSHNSNGFMNLTPGGTTGIPNLFGFGTEISQNPGLNSTVSNLDNYAKELQQLVNSLNRDLFQMFNHQTFPQTTWMNKQSLAVDITEFHDSFVIKAEVAGLKKNDVKVYYSNGQLTIKAVKERQDKIEANSISVRKESFGGVYTRHILLTNTPEVVDAKSITAKLNNGILEITIQKTKSIQNTSLEVPIS; from the coding sequence ATGACGTCATATACAAATTACGCAGATCATAAATTAAATCAATGGCAAACTGATACAGTTAATGGTATGCCTTCACATAATAGCAATGGATTTATGAATTTAACACCTGGAGGTACTACTGGTATACCCAATCTTTTTGGTTTTGGCACGGAAATATCTCAGAATCCTGGTTTAAACAGTACAGTATCAAATTTGGATAATTACGCAAAAGAATTGCAACAATTAGTTAACTCTTTAAATAGAGATTTATTTCAAATGTTTAACCATCAGACATTTCCTCAAACAACATGGATGAATAAACAGAGTTTAGCAGTTGATATTACGGAGTTTCATGACTCATTTGTTATTAAAGCAGAAGTGGCTGGTTTGAAAAAGAATGATGTCAAAGTTTACTATAGTAATGGTCAATTAACCATTAAAGCAGTGAAAGAACGTCAAGATAAGATAGAAGCTAATTCAATATCAGTTAGAAAAGAGAGTTTTGGTGGTGTTTACACCCGTCATATTTTATTGACAAACACTCCTGAAGTTGTTGATGCTAAGTCAATTACTGCTAAATTAAATAATGGTATATTAGAGATTACAATTCAAAAAACTAAGTCTATTCAAAATACGTCATTAGAAGTACCTATAAGTTAG
- a CDS encoding transcriptional repressor, protein MNNYLKQAQLFCEENKYRFTLPRQQVLETIINQHKPISAYDILRTLSVEKEIKPPTIYRAIDFWSKHGFIHRVESLNCYIACNADHQHKGIQILICDSCGSTKETCLNKFNIPTKIKDNKTFLVKTWNLEIHGLCANCS, encoded by the coding sequence ATGAATAATTACTTAAAGCAGGCACAGCTATTTTGTGAAGAAAACAAATACAGATTTACTCTACCACGACAACAGGTATTAGAAACCATTATTAACCAACATAAACCTATTAGTGCATATGATATCTTAAGAACCTTATCCGTAGAAAAAGAGATTAAACCACCCACAATTTATAGGGCAATAGATTTTTGGTCAAAGCATGGTTTTATCCATAGAGTTGAAAGCCTTAATTGTTACATCGCCTGTAATGCTGATCACCAGCATAAAGGTATACAAATACTAATTTGTGACTCATGTGGTTCAACTAAAGAAACCTGTTTAAATAAATTTAACATACCCACCAAAATTAAGGATAACAAAACCTTTTTAGTAAAAACATGGAACCTCGAAATTCATGGCTTATGTGCAAACTGTAGTTGA
- a CDS encoding ZIP family metal transporter produces the protein MNSFEILMAIIIFLLTIVSGIFPFVKRVNNPAGFSFPIGEALANGVFLGAGMIHMLGDSASDFMDLHIDYPYAFLIAGITILFFLLIEHIGVGASKNNKMNSSFMAIMATIMLSIHSFFAGAALGISATTAVAIVIFIAIIAHKWAASFALSLNINQAKLSFIARLVLFLIFSLMAPIGILFGQSAQVYFTNPFIQPIFTAIAAGTFIYMGTLHGLDRAVLIKDCCNTKQYMFVIIGFAIMALVAIWT, from the coding sequence ATGAATAGTTTTGAAATTTTAATGGCAATAATAATTTTTCTTCTAACAATTGTCTCAGGGATATTTCCATTTGTAAAAAGAGTTAATAACCCTGCAGGGTTTTCGTTTCCAATTGGTGAAGCACTTGCTAATGGTGTTTTTTTAGGTGCAGGTATGATTCATATGCTTGGAGATTCAGCATCTGATTTTATGGATTTACATATTGATTACCCTTATGCATTTTTAATAGCAGGGATAACCATATTATTTTTCTTATTAATTGAACATATTGGTGTGGGAGCATCAAAAAATAATAAAATGAATTCAAGTTTTATGGCAATTATGGCAACTATTATGTTATCTATACATAGTTTTTTTGCTGGCGCGGCTTTAGGAATTTCAGCTACAACAGCGGTAGCTATTGTAATATTTATTGCCATTATAGCTCATAAATGGGCAGCAAGCTTTGCTTTATCTTTGAATATTAACCAAGCTAAACTTAGTTTTATAGCTAGGTTAGTATTATTTTTGATTTTCTCATTGATGGCTCCTATAGGTATTTTATTTGGTCAGAGCGCACAGGTATATTTTACTAATCCATTTATTCAACCAATTTTCACAGCAATTGCTGCAGGTACTTTTATATATATGGGAACTTTACATGGATTAGATAGAGCCGTACTCATTAAAGACTGTTGTAATACCAAACAATATATGTTTGTTATTATTGGTTTTGCAATCATGGCATTAGTTGCGATTTGGACTTAA
- a CDS encoding terminase small subunit, which produces MPTIVKGKVATRQQASDIFGVYVTTIDDWVRRGCPYLEKGGRGRAWSFNTADLFKWRLQEEVNQNEKIMPSGDELNLKIKQAKLRLTDAQADNEKIKARLAANKVIDADLVSSVLADIFGLMRNKFLSIPERVESRLVGETDKDKFRKVLLDELKEAMFDISDNSTQTISKILSQGQNND; this is translated from the coding sequence ATGCCTACGATTGTAAAAGGAAAAGTTGCAACAAGGCAGCAAGCTTCAGATATTTTTGGTGTTTATGTCACAACAATTGATGATTGGGTAAGGCGAGGTTGCCCTTACCTTGAAAAAGGAGGTAGAGGCAGAGCTTGGTCATTTAACACAGCTGATTTATTCAAGTGGCGTTTACAAGAAGAAGTTAATCAGAATGAAAAAATAATGCCAAGTGGTGATGAGCTTAATTTAAAGATCAAGCAAGCAAAGTTACGTTTAACTGATGCACAAGCAGATAATGAAAAAATAAAAGCACGCTTAGCAGCTAATAAAGTGATTGATGCAGATTTAGTATCCAGTGTATTAGCTGATATTTTTGGTTTAATGCGTAATAAATTTTTAAGTATTCCTGAACGAGTAGAATCAAGATTAGTTGGTGAAACTGATAAAGATAAGTTTAGAAAAGTACTACTTGATGAATTAAAAGAAGCCATGTTTGATATATCAGATAACTCAACCCAAACAATCAGTAAAATACTTAGTCAAGGGCAAAACAATGACTGA
- a CDS encoding phage terminase large subunit family protein, with protein MTDVLANLLTKSLQQHFKPVKDLSISEWSEQNVYLPTGVSAVPGRWRTIAYQKEVFEAIENPKINKITLMFAAQTSKSSIINNALGYYIQHQPESQIMMQPSESDVKTWLETKFNPMVDHCPSISDCLAKPRSREGVNNQKMKSYHGGFLMLSWAGSPNTMRGRSAPKIYADEVDGYERTSEGHPVNLLWQRAATFGSKRKLIIASTPTHKGASFVEMSYLSGDQRQYYLPCPHCNEYQTLQWKNVTWQSENGNHDIESAKYACENCGSLINDGQKLAMLRQGQWRAKMPFNGHASFHLNELYSPFRTFSDIVQSFLEKKHTGDLKTFVNVSLAETWEESGEQIEPNSLLARVENWDKLPLGVAVITAGIDVQQDRIELQAVGWGIDEESWVIDYKVFHGETSEDQVWQELTLYLNKKRYLHECGKKLPIAFACLDTGGTNNMTSKAYDYVRQSRIGLPFAIKGRGGEYPFVTAPSRKRVPNKKAFDLYTIGTDEGKSILFNRLKLEETSDASIIHFNADVCDERYFSQLTAEKRVLRYHKGFPKYEWQLHAPDKRNEALDTYIYSLAALRITNVDLALKYEQIIN; from the coding sequence ATGACTGATGTACTTGCTAATCTATTAACTAAAAGCCTTCAACAGCATTTTAAACCAGTCAAAGATTTAAGCATTTCTGAATGGTCTGAACAAAACGTATATTTACCAACAGGAGTATCAGCAGTACCAGGAAGATGGCGCACAATTGCTTATCAAAAGGAGGTATTTGAAGCGATAGAAAATCCAAAGATTAATAAGATTACATTGATGTTTGCAGCACAAACAAGTAAGTCTTCAATTATTAATAACGCACTTGGCTACTATATCCAACATCAACCCGAATCACAAATTATGATGCAACCGTCAGAATCTGATGTCAAAACTTGGCTTGAAACTAAATTCAATCCAATGGTAGATCATTGCCCATCAATTAGTGACTGTCTAGCTAAACCAAGAAGTAGGGAAGGTGTTAATAATCAAAAGATGAAATCCTATCACGGAGGTTTTTTGATGCTTAGCTGGGCAGGCTCACCAAATACTATGCGTGGTCGCTCTGCACCTAAAATTTATGCTGATGAAGTTGATGGCTATGAACGAACGAGTGAAGGTCATCCAGTTAATCTGTTATGGCAACGTGCTGCAACATTTGGTAGTAAGCGTAAACTGATTATTGCTAGTACGCCAACACATAAAGGCGCATCATTTGTTGAGATGAGTTATTTATCTGGTGATCAAAGACAATACTATTTACCATGCCCTCATTGTAATGAATACCAAACCTTACAGTGGAAAAATGTCACATGGCAAAGTGAAAATGGTAATCATGATATTGAATCAGCCAAATATGCCTGTGAAAATTGTGGCAGTTTAATCAATGATGGTCAAAAGCTGGCGATGTTAAGACAAGGTCAATGGCGAGCTAAAATGCCATTTAATGGGCATGCAAGTTTTCATCTTAATGAGCTATACAGTCCATTTCGCACTTTCAGCGATATTGTGCAGTCATTCTTAGAGAAAAAGCATACAGGTGATTTAAAAACGTTTGTAAATGTATCTTTAGCTGAAACATGGGAAGAATCTGGTGAGCAAATTGAACCTAACAGTCTATTAGCAAGAGTTGAAAACTGGGATAAATTACCACTAGGTGTAGCTGTCATTACAGCTGGTATTGATGTTCAGCAAGATCGAATTGAATTACAAGCTGTTGGCTGGGGTATTGATGAAGAATCATGGGTAATTGATTATAAAGTTTTTCATGGTGAAACAAGTGAAGATCAAGTATGGCAGGAATTAACATTATATTTAAACAAGAAAAGATATTTACATGAATGTGGTAAAAAATTACCCATAGCATTTGCCTGTCTTGATACAGGTGGTACTAATAATATGACATCAAAAGCTTATGATTATGTTAGACAGAGCCGAATTGGCTTACCGTTTGCCATTAAAGGTAGAGGGGGCGAATATCCGTTTGTAACCGCACCATCAAGAAAACGTGTACCCAATAAAAAAGCATTTGATCTTTATACAATTGGTACAGATGAAGGTAAAAGTATTTTATTTAATCGCCTAAAACTTGAAGAAACATCTGATGCCAGTATTATTCATTTTAATGCTGATGTCTGTGATGAACGTTATTTTTCACAGCTAACAGCAGAAAAGCGAGTACTTAGATACCATAAAGGTTTTCCTAAATATGAATGGCAGTTGCATGCACCAGATAAACGTAATGAGGCTTTAGATACTTATATTTATTCTTTAGCAGCACTTAGAATTACTAATGTTGATTTGGCGTTGAAGTATGAGCAAATTATTAATTAA
- a CDS encoding phage portal protein has protein sequence MKLLSRFKRNKTVNKNIHHSLPPIYNRGYESATSQLLRDVFTGGNVDEVIEGQSSAILRRAREAYANNDYVKGYISQACTNIIGHQGIRIQCKTKRKRLNDLTEAAFNRWARKGNCDVSGSLSFIDIQLLCVRSLLRDGEFFIIKHVIDGQLQLQLIDNSRIDVTKRATLANGKKIINGIEVTRFGRPIAYYLTDDTESTQRIPAKNIIHGFISEYVGQKRGISSIATALIRLGLLKEFETSAVDNARSNAKSIGFLNLPENEIDYNALADRDDKAYDHSFEMKAVDDRAQFHLLKPGYKLSTFNSQFPSTTFAPFKESILKAISSSLGYGINYINLGNDLSNVNYSSARQGLLNERDAWKMLQTLIIDSLVREVFESWLEVEYLSGRLGNISEITFNQLIDTVKFQTRNFPWIDPLKDAKGTTENINNKTTSTSQEIINAGGDVEEIYAQQIADAEHQVKLNKILTLTIDTEQVTIQKQINEGVDDAELLKDD, from the coding sequence ATGAAGTTATTATCACGATTTAAGCGCAATAAGACAGTTAACAAAAATATTCATCATTCTTTACCACCAATATATAACCGTGGTTATGAATCAGCAACATCACAATTATTGCGTGATGTTTTTACAGGTGGTAATGTCGATGAAGTCATTGAAGGCCAATCAAGTGCTATTTTACGACGCGCACGAGAAGCCTATGCCAATAATGATTATGTCAAAGGTTATATCTCACAAGCCTGTACCAATATTATTGGTCATCAAGGCATACGTATTCAATGTAAAACCAAACGCAAACGATTAAATGACTTAACTGAAGCTGCTTTTAATCGCTGGGCTAGAAAAGGTAACTGTGATGTCTCTGGTAGCTTATCTTTTATCGATATTCAGCTTTTATGTGTGCGTTCTTTGTTAAGAGATGGTGAATTTTTTATTATTAAACATGTGATTGATGGTCAATTGCAATTACAGCTAATTGATAACTCACGTATTGATGTGACTAAACGTGCAACGCTAGCAAATGGCAAAAAAATCATCAATGGTATTGAAGTTACTCGCTTCGGTAGGCCAATAGCCTATTATTTAACGGATGATACTGAAAGTACTCAAAGGATACCTGCTAAAAATATCATTCATGGCTTTATCTCTGAATATGTAGGTCAAAAACGCGGTATTTCATCGATTGCAACGGCATTAATTCGTCTTGGTTTATTAAAAGAATTTGAAACATCAGCTGTTGATAATGCAAGAAGTAATGCTAAGAGCATTGGATTTTTAAACTTACCAGAAAATGAAATTGATTATAATGCATTGGCTGATCGAGATGATAAAGCATATGATCATTCATTTGAGATGAAAGCCGTTGATGATCGTGCGCAGTTTCATTTATTAAAACCAGGCTATAAGCTATCAACATTTAATAGTCAGTTTCCAAGTACTACCTTTGCACCATTTAAAGAATCTATTTTAAAAGCGATTAGCTCAAGTTTAGGTTATGGCATTAATTATATTAATTTGGGGAATGATTTAAGTAATGTTAATTATTCTAGTGCAAGACAAGGCTTATTGAATGAACGTGATGCATGGAAAATGCTGCAAACGTTAATCATTGATTCATTAGTAAGAGAAGTATTTGAAAGCTGGTTAGAAGTTGAATATCTATCAGGTAGATTAGGTAATATCAGTGAGATTACTTTTAATCAGTTAATCGATACGGTTAAATTTCAAACGCGTAATTTTCCTTGGATTGACCCACTTAAAGATGCTAAAGGCACAACCGAGAATATTAATAACAAAACAACTAGTACTTCACAAGAAATTATCAATGCTGGTGGTGATGTAGAAGAAATATATGCTCAACAAATTGCAGATGCAGAGCATCAAGTAAAGCTAAATAAAATATTAACTCTAACAATAGATACTGAACAAGTAACCATCCAAAAACAAATTAATGAGGGGGTAGATGATGCAGAATTACTTAAAGATGATTGA
- a CDS encoding phage major capsid protein — translation MQNYLKMIEDSKTLTRDYEFNATKSKIDIEKRTVELSFSSNTPYQRWQDASEVLDHRAESIDLTRLNNKGALLVNHDWNRQIGVIEEAYLDGNKARAVVKFSKRQEAEDFFQDIQDGIIANVSVGYSIKKAVADHNNKAVIATRWQPFEISLVSVPADISVGIGRNLAQTDSQETDKLKEVLSHSNLKSKNEGDKMSQAVNEDNKIQTRSYDDGVKSESSRRDKIDALAREFNQAEFARSYLTNGSSFDVFQKDLMLHVQSQQKERLRQLEKESPQIDAVKSCASNIGMSEKETREFSLTRAIRAMSNPLSLKAQEAAKFEFEASDTAKRSMGIYDDGDFVIPNDILQRDFSIANGGAPLVGTELRASSFIDLLRDKSIMMNIAQRLSGLRGNIAIPRQTQGSNITWVGEKQNVDEGELTVDQIHLSAKRLGVFLEISRELLTNSSIDAETMVRNDLLAAVAQGIDTAALYGTGADFQPLGLTSVSGITAAQYAGENPSLKDYIDLETSIALQNADVANMRYLINPSLRGAAKTTPRLPDSELTVWEQGNTINGYQVEVTNQIKPNQIIFGDFSQLLIGLWDGLRLIVNPFSLDKSGAIRITVMQSVDIAVRRPESFAIATKQA, via the coding sequence ATGCAGAATTACTTAAAGATGATTGAAGATAGTAAAACACTGACACGAGATTATGAATTTAATGCAACAAAAAGTAAGATTGATATTGAAAAGCGTACAGTTGAATTAAGTTTCTCAAGTAATACACCGTATCAGCGTTGGCAAGATGCATCAGAAGTATTAGATCATCGTGCTGAATCAATTGATTTAACAAGGCTTAATAATAAAGGTGCACTCTTAGTCAATCATGATTGGAATCGTCAGATTGGTGTGATTGAAGAAGCCTATCTTGACGGTAATAAGGCACGAGCTGTTGTTAAATTTTCAAAGCGTCAAGAAGCCGAAGATTTCTTTCAAGATATTCAAGATGGCATTATTGCTAATGTCTCTGTTGGTTATAGCATCAAAAAGGCGGTAGCTGATCATAATAATAAAGCTGTGATTGCTACACGATGGCAACCATTTGAAATATCACTTGTCAGTGTGCCAGCTGATATTAGTGTCGGTATTGGTCGTAATCTTGCCCAAACTGACAGTCAAGAAACAGATAAACTAAAAGAAGTTTTAAGTCATTCAAATTTAAAGTCCAAAAATGAGGGGGATAAAATGAGTCAAGCAGTCAATGAAGATAACAAAATACAAACACGTTCATATGATGATGGTGTTAAAAGTGAAAGTAGCAGACGAGATAAAATTGATGCGCTAGCACGAGAATTTAATCAAGCTGAATTTGCCAGAAGCTATCTTACAAATGGTTCAAGCTTTGACGTATTTCAGAAAGATTTAATGCTGCATGTTCAATCTCAACAGAAAGAGCGATTAAGACAGTTAGAAAAGGAGAGCCCACAGATTGATGCAGTTAAATCTTGTGCCAGTAATATTGGCATGAGTGAAAAAGAAACACGAGAGTTTAGTTTAACACGAGCGATTCGTGCAATGAGCAATCCGCTGAGTTTAAAAGCACAAGAAGCAGCAAAATTTGAGTTTGAAGCATCAGATACAGCAAAAAGATCAATGGGTATTTATGATGACGGTGATTTTGTTATTCCGAATGATATTTTACAAAGAGACTTTAGTATTGCTAATGGTGGTGCGCCATTAGTTGGAACTGAGCTAAGAGCATCGAGCTTTATTGATCTTTTGCGTGACAAGTCAATTATGATGAATATTGCCCAGAGATTATCAGGTTTAAGGGGTAATATTGCCATACCAAGACAAACACAAGGTTCTAATATTACTTGGGTCGGTGAAAAACAAAATGTGGATGAAGGTGAATTAACCGTTGATCAGATTCATCTATCAGCAAAAAGATTAGGTGTATTTTTAGAGATATCACGAGAATTATTAACCAATAGTTCAATTGATGCTGAGACAATGGTGCGAAATGATTTACTAGCAGCAGTAGCACAAGGTATTGATACGGCAGCTCTATATGGAACAGGTGCAGATTTTCAACCATTAGGGTTAACAAGTGTCAGTGGTATTACAGCAGCACAATATGCAGGTGAAAATCCATCTTTAAAAGACTATATCGATTTAGAGACAAGCATTGCATTACAAAATGCGGATGTTGCCAATATGCGTTATTTGATTAATCCATCATTAAGAGGTGCAGCTAAGACAACACCAAGACTACCAGATAGTGAATTAACTGTCTGGGAACAAGGCAATACAATTAATGGTTATCAAGTTGAAGTAACCAATCAGATTAAGCCTAATCAAATTATTTTTGGTGATTTTAGTCAGTTATTGATTGGCCTTTGGGATGGCTTACGTTTAATAGTTAATCCATTTAGTTTAGATAAATCAGGGGCAATACGTATTACGGTAATGCAAAGTGTTGATATTGCAGTACGTCGTCCAGAATCATTTGCCATTGCAACGAAACAAGCTTAA
- a CDS encoding phage baseplate assembly protein V, with protein MDVVQHLVDMQRRLNNLIRIGIVAETNETRLRIKLGDNITGWLPWLTQRTGDCQTWWKPSTNEQVLVLSPSGELNNGVVLPAVYTQNQPSLNPNEQKTIYKDGTTVSYNYEKSKLTVDCVGDVDVIGAKTLKVTFDGNIDIKTPRQVKVDAPNTICTGNLLIQGSLTYMQGMNGFNQDGGATAMIQGKVLVSDDVVANGISQVGHTHIGDSGGRTSNPVK; from the coding sequence ATGGATGTAGTACAGCATTTAGTCGATATGCAAAGACGCTTAAATAATTTAATCAGAATTGGCATTGTGGCTGAAACTAATGAGACAAGATTACGCATAAAACTAGGTGATAATATTACAGGTTGGCTACCTTGGTTAACTCAACGAACAGGTGATTGTCAAACATGGTGGAAACCATCAACAAATGAGCAAGTACTTGTATTAAGCCCTTCAGGAGAACTGAATAATGGCGTTGTACTACCAGCAGTGTATACACAAAATCAACCGAGTTTAAATCCAAATGAGCAGAAAACTATCTATAAAGACGGTACGACAGTCAGTTATAACTATGAAAAAAGTAAGTTAACAGTTGATTGTGTCGGTGATGTTGACGTAATTGGTGCTAAGACTTTAAAAGTAACCTTCGATGGTAATATTGATATTAAAACACCACGTCAAGTTAAAGTTGATGCACCTAATACAATCTGTACGGGTAATTTATTAATACAAGGCAGCTTAACATATATGCAAGGTATGAATGGCTTTAATCAAGATGGCGGAGCAACAGCCATGATTCAAGGTAAAGTACTAGTTTCAGATGATGTGGTTGCTAATGGTATCTCGCAAGTTGGACATACGCATATTGGGGATAGTGGGGGGAGGACTTCAAATCCAGTTAAATAA
- a CDS encoding helix-turn-helix transcriptional regulator — protein MSTNTLKYLNNLIDEPETIGNTLLALRKCEEISQANFAKKIGISKQQLCDIEHGRRPVGVKLAISFAKALGMNPKTFVTLALQDVVNRENLHYKVELHGAA, from the coding sequence ATGAGTACTAACACATTAAAGTATTTAAATAACCTAATCGATGAACCAGAAACCATTGGTAACACACTACTTGCTCTACGCAAATGTGAAGAAATATCACAAGCTAATTTTGCTAAAAAAATTGGCATTTCAAAGCAACAGCTATGTGATATTGAGCATGGGCGCCGTCCTGTTGGTGTAAAACTTGCAATTAGTTTTGCTAAAGCATTGGGAATGAACCCTAAAACATTTGTTACCCTCGCTTTACAAGATGTTGTTAATCGTGAAAATCTACACTATAAAGTTGAATTGCATGGTGCTGCCTAA
- a CDS encoding type II toxin-antitoxin system mRNA interferase toxin, RelE/StbE family: MEAYKVNLSKQAKKDLQKVPSHIVKKLRLWVRDITTFGLTEVRKTPGYHDEPLHGKRSGQRSIRLNKAYRAIYTEYDNGNVELNYIEIDEVNKHEY, translated from the coding sequence ATGGAAGCTTACAAAGTAAATTTAAGCAAACAAGCTAAAAAAGATTTACAGAAAGTACCATCTCATATTGTTAAAAAACTTAGATTATGGGTTAGAGATATTACCACCTTTGGCCTAACAGAAGTAAGAAAAACGCCTGGTTATCATGATGAGCCATTACATGGCAAACGTTCTGGTCAACGTTCAATCAGACTAAATAAAGCTTACAGAGCAATTTATACTGAATATGATAACGGTAATGTTGAATTAAACTATATTGAAATTGATGAGGTAAATAAACATGAGTACTAA
- a CDS encoding GPW/gp25 family protein: protein MKGIDRFNGQVLDDIDHVKQSVRDILTTPVGSRVQLRTYGSRLFEYIDRPMNNETIIQIILESAKSIDQWEPRARLTRILPFINDNGRLNIDVDFTYRPDGKASQLRGVVL from the coding sequence ATGAAGGGCATAGATCGTTTTAATGGTCAAGTTTTAGATGATATTGATCATGTTAAACAGTCAGTTCGAGATATATTAACAACACCAGTTGGTTCACGTGTTCAGTTACGTACCTATGGTAGTCGATTATTCGAATATATCGATCGACCTATGAATAATGAAACAATCATACAGATTATTCTTGAATCAGCTAAATCAATTGATCAATGGGAGCCAAGGGCTAGATTAACTCGAATATTACCATTTATAAATGATAATGGTCGCCTAAATATCGATGTTGATTTTACTTATCGTCCTGACGGTAAAGCAAGCCAATTACGAGGGGTAGTGCTATGA
- a CDS encoding baseplate J/gp47 family protein gives MSVFDLAKLPLPDSIKSVDYDANFNALLDKFKERMPEYDAYLESDPVIKIFEACAYLLTLKDQERNDQIKAILISFAQNKDLDNLGALLAVVRAESEDDERYRIRILTALEKASSAGSAQAYEALSLEADSRVADVKAYDEKDKPAKAFVTIQSNVSDNGEADSELINIVTAYLNHQDRKPLGAEVIVNSVEALNYQIDAMVKFDQSADIETVKMHMTNSINELVSFKHKIGAEIALSEIYARLNMEGVSVVEELNEPKANIKAGQHQAPYCTNINIVEVSE, from the coding sequence ATGAGTGTGTTTGATTTAGCAAAACTACCATTACCAGATTCAATTAAATCAGTAGATTATGATGCCAACTTTAATGCACTGCTTGATAAGTTTAAAGAACGTATGCCAGAGTATGATGCTTACCTTGAATCAGACCCAGTCATTAAAATATTTGAAGCCTGTGCATATCTATTAACATTGAAAGATCAAGAGCGTAATGATCAGATTAAAGCAATACTGATTTCATTTGCACAAAATAAAGATTTAGACAACCTAGGTGCATTATTAGCGGTTGTACGTGCAGAGAGTGAAGATGATGAGCGTTATCGAATTCGTATTTTAACGGCATTAGAAAAAGCAAGTAGTGCAGGTTCTGCTCAAGCCTATGAAGCCTTAAGCTTAGAAGCTGATAGTCGTGTTGCAGATGTTAAAGCTTATGATGAAAAAGATAAGCCAGCTAAAGCCTTTGTCACCATTCAATCCAATGTTTCTGACAATGGTGAAGCCGATAGTGAGTTAATCAATATCGTAACTGCTTATTTAAATCACCAAGATCGAAAGCCACTAGGCGCTGAAGTCATTGTAAATAGTGTTGAAGCACTAAATTATCAGATTGATGCAATGGTTAAATTTGATCAGTCAGCAGATATTGAAACCGTTAAAATGCATATGACTAACTCAATTAATGAGCTTGTATCATTTAAACATAAAATCGGTGCTGAAATTGCCTTATCAGAAATCTATGCAAGATTAAATATGGAGGGTGTATCAGTTGTTGAAGAATTAAATGAGCCAAAAGCAAATATCAAAGCAGGTCAACATCAAGCACCTTACTGTACAAATATTAATATTGTGGAGGTAAGCGAATGA
- a CDS encoding phage tail protein I — MNLLPLNSTELEKAIVGAFETVLNSKDLLIQKLWNADCCPDEFLPYLASFLSVDFRAYNKATNEQKRAMIKSSIDIHRRKGTLGALKRALETIDYQLSLREWYEYDGVPHTFTLDVVVDKNKQINSDLKAIKHLIDTNKNVQSSYIFNLANDIDGKVKAGGFVASVHQYNLRGVA; from the coding sequence ATGAATTTATTGCCACTGAATTCAACTGAGTTAGAAAAAGCAATTGTTGGTGCATTTGAAACTGTATTAAATTCTAAAGACTTACTGATACAGAAATTATGGAATGCTGATTGTTGTCCTGATGAGTTTTTACCTTATTTAGCGAGCTTTCTATCTGTTGATTTTAGAGCTTATAACAAGGCAACGAATGAACAAAAACGTGCCATGATCAAAAGTTCAATTGATATACACAGAAGAAAAGGCACATTAGGCGCGCTAAAGCGTGCATTGGAAACTATAGACTATCAATTATCATTACGTGAATGGTATGAATATGATGGTGTGCCACATACATTTACTTTAGATGTGGTTGTAGATAAGAATAAGCAAATCAACTCTGATTTAAAGGCAATCAAGCATTTAATTGATACCAATAAAAATGTACAGAGCAGCTATATTTTTAATCTAGCAAATGATATTGATGGCAAAGTTAAAGCAGGTGGTTTTGTTGCTTCAGTTCATCAGTATAACTTAAGGGGAGTTGCTTGA